The Equus asinus isolate D_3611 breed Donkey chromosome 18, EquAss-T2T_v2, whole genome shotgun sequence region CCCATCTCCTCTCCTGCTCCAGAACAACAGTTGGAAGAAAGCAAATTCATGGCTGGCAAGACCAGAGATAGATACCAAAAAGAGATTCAGCGGGGGAAAGGATGAATAAGCTGAGTGTAGAAGATATTTAGGAcagtaaaaatactctgtatgatattataatgacgGATACATGTCATTtcatatttgtccaaacccatgaaatgtacaccaccaagaatgaaccctaacgCAAACTATGGACTTCGGGTGGTTACaatgtgtcaatgtaagttcatcaattgtaaccaATGAACCACTCTGATGGGGGATGCTGATAACAGAGGAGGCTGTGGGTGTGTGGGagcagagggtatatgggaaatctcagtaccttcctctcagttttttTGTGattctaaaactgctctaaaaaaattgtctttaaaaaaagaagatattcagcTAACAGCAATGTTACACTGAAGAATGCACTTGAATGTACATGTGAGAATTACATAGTTCTTAGTAATCCCATGAACACTTGAGGGACATTTGAAGGGGCTAATACCCTAAGTAGACAGGGcaagttattttcatttagtgTTAATATGACACCCTATATGTTCTCAAGATTGTATATATGGAGAACTAGAAACATTTCATCATACTATATCACATAGCCACAGACCTCCCTGCTTCATAAGTACAAGTTTATATCAGTTGCAAAAgatcttaaaataataaaaataaaaacatcaaaaagaacCAAAGTATTTATATCAAGAGTAACCAATTTATTAGACAGAAGTAAATACAAGTTTTCTCTAGGATCTTGCTAGGAAGATGACATCATAGTAATGGTGGCaaaaaaaactaaaccaaaaagAGGATATCAGACTAGAATGGTTTTACACATTGAATCTGCATTTAGATGGTAGGTTCTGGAGGTAAAAAGTCACCAAATATTCATAGAAGCAGTTTAACCATAATAGTCATCAATCAATTGATCGCAGAGAAAATAAGATGGATGATTGGGGAATTAAAGCACAAGATAggacaaaagaagtcagaaggTTTTTCTCTCTGCATCCAACTTCATCAATTTTTCAGTAGAAGCTAGAGAATCCATATCCTCCATAGAAGGATGGGCGGTGGCATCTGTAACCGAAGCCTCCAGAGCCCAGTCTGTGGAAGCTGCTACACCCAGAACCAAAGCTAGAGCCCATTCTGTGGAAGCTGCCACATCCACAGCCATAGCCATGGCCCAGCTCACTGGAGCCTCCAAAGCCATAGCCCAGGCCTCTGTAGTAGTTGCTGTAGTGGCTCATGGTGTCAGGAGTGGTGAGCTGTTTGCTGTTCAATGCAAAATTCAAAGTGTGAATGTCGACATCTTTACAGTGAGGCTTATATACCCTGATCAGAGAATGTGATAAAACACATGCCCCTCCTTTAGTATCATTCCATGAGTTACACTTGCCTGAGACAACCCATTAATCTATAGTCCCCTGACCACAGACTCATTAAGAATGTCTTGAACCTGCTTGGCTCCCTAATTAGGTTGGTCCTGAGCTGGTTGCTTTAATTTTGTTAGAATGAATTGCTGTTTCTCCAAAGTATGGACATACCAATCCCTAAATAGAATTCTTTATTACCAGTCACTTAACATCAGTTACATTAAATATTGTTGAATTTCTAATTAAATATCTTCTCATCACTGGTATTTGAGGGTGGTTGTAATTGATTCTAcaaaatattgagaaataatCAAAGTTAAGACTCAAATTTATTACTTTCTTCAAAAGACATATTTTTTGCACCATGAGAGGCAAAGGATACACCTTTTTATAAAAGAACACCTTAAGTTTAAGATTTGGCTCACCTTCCATGTATAACagaaaacaacacaaacaaaaGCTCACCTGACTTTGAGAGTTTTAGAAATTTGACCATGTGCAATTGATAGATTTACTTTTAGCTTTACACACCATCATACTTGAATTGGTTTAAAAACATAGCAGAATTGGAATCAGAAGTAGAGAGACCATCACAGTGATTGAAAA contains the following coding sequences:
- the LOC123278253 gene encoding keratin-associated protein 19-3-like, producing the protein MSHYSNYYRGLGYGFGGSSELGHGYGCGCGSFHRMGSSFGSGCSSFHRLGSGGFGYRCHRPSFYGGYGFSSFY